The Anas acuta chromosome 1, bAnaAcu1.1, whole genome shotgun sequence genome segment CCTGACCTGTAGGTGGAACTCAGAGCAAATACCACAGCTAATTCCAACAACTGTCTTATTCTGGCTGATGATGTTCTTCCCCTTCAAATTCCCCCCACAGTTTCAGTTACGTGGAGTACTTGTTCGTGTCCTGTGATTCGTGCTCTGGGACTGAGCATTGTTAGGCAGACTCTGTGCTCTCCTTCAGAGATACTTTTCTTTTAGTTGTGGATGAAGAATTCTGTTTGCAGAGGCAGTGGAATACTCCATGATCTTTGGACCAAAggtattatttaaataataatttgtgtTGTTTCATTGCTATTAAAAGACCAGATTGTGGGTGTTAGAACAAAGTAATCCCAGAATCATAGAGAAAGTCATAGTTCTCTGAATATGGTAATAATGAAAGAATGTTACTTAAAGAGGGGAtagtgagaaggaaaaaaaaatgcattcataaATTGAGAACTGTGGAGACAGATTTTTTAGAATGTAACAACAACGTAATTAAACAAATCCAGTATTTACAAATTTAACTTagtgtaaaataattttctaaaatagaatgagcaataggaaaaaaatagcaattgaTTACAACAGTGACACTTTATGGAGAAACACATAGGAAACGTAAGTTGTCTGAGcaatattatgtttttaaaaatgtccatTCCAGATATTTATACTGCATGTCTGAGTATTTGGGTGGAAGGAATACTACCATTCTCAGACTTTGCTATGTTAAAGGAATTTCCTTAAGTTTTTCCATCCCTTTGATAACACTTGCTCAAATCATCCTGTATTTCCAACGAAGGAGAAGGCTGATAATGTATTTGAGCACAATTTTATTTAGAACTCTCTAGCATAGCTTTCATGTCAGTGATGAAAAGTCTTAGTTACAGATGTCTTCAGGAGGCTCACAACACTACTCATGGAGCTACTCAGTGTTGTACAGcatggaaatttaaaaaaaaaaaaaaaatccctactCAAGAAAAGTCAAAACAGTAGGTTACTGGTTTAGTggacagttttgttttgagatCAAAATAAGGTGAAATAAGGGAGAGGAGAGTCTTCCCATGGAAGATATGTACCtgatgtaataaaataaattaactgcATGTTCTTAGATActctttaaaagtaaattttgaAAGGAACTGAAGGAGTTTGAGTCAAAGACCACAGATTTGACAGTATCTTTCAAAAGACAATGACTACATCCAAAagtgaaaatgggaaaaaagagagcaaatgaaaattcaggcaaaaaaaaggggggggggggggggaaggagggggaacTACTATTGTCTGTGATGCTTCAATTTGCATATATTACACACTGAATTTAGagggagaagaaacagaaagcacaaGCCAATTTCAAAGCAAGTCCCAGAGGGCTTTCTCACAGTTACCCTCAAAAGTAAAATGAGCAAAGTCACCTCTTTTTCTCAAACCTCTATCTTAGAGTTCTTCAGGGAGGAGGAACTTTGTATTCAGCCAAATGGGAGCTTCCTCATGACTCCTCTCAAACTGCTTTagccaaaataaaagcagtcatGAATAGGGCAACAACACATATGAGTACATGTActcatgttttcttctcctttcgGTAAATAAAGAGCTGAAGGTAACTACTGGTGCATACTGAcataatttcaattaaaatacttCTCCATTTTTCATCTCTGACATCCACAAATAGTTTGTAATCCTGAGTCACGAGGGCATCTCTGGGAATGGCTGACAGAGCttcaaaaggcaagaaaaacacTTGCTACATAGTGCCTTTTCTGTAGCACTTCTTTagcaaggaaaaatgtttacCTCCCTGAGGACCAACTTCACATACTTCTGAATGTCAGAGATGATTTTTTAAGCCCTGGGTCTTCAAAGCACTCCTAACTCATCAATTATTACTAGCATCCTGAAAAAGTGCCACAGACACAGAGGCACAACACTCTGAAGCGGAGTGCTCATGCACTGGACCATGACCACAAAGTGGGGCAGTTCCTTCTCCACCATTAGCCAGTAGCAGGCCATGCCATGAAGTAGAATCTATCTTTCCCCTCTTACCTGGTCCCTTTTGACTCCTTAACAATTCTGGGACATTGCCATTCTTTCAATGGCCTGAAGTTGTAAAAGAGAATCGAGCACATAATTTGTATTGAAAGTGTCCTTGAAAATGCCTAAGAAATCATATAAGTAGCCAACACAGAGACTCTTTaattcctcttcctccccacagTCTTCTGGAGACTGCCTCCAAGGAGTTGCATCAGGTGGTTAAAGGCATCCtgtaaaaaaaggaagagaagccGTTCACAGCACTGAAGTTTTTCTGTCCCACTTCATGATTCAGCAACTACCTCTAAATCAGCTCACATAAGAGAAGCAGTTTGTCACACACAGTTACCTCTCTTGCCAGGGTATGTGGAGGTATGTCCCTCTACAGACTCCCAGAATCCTTCATCGTGCAGCCACCCCCAGCTACACACCACCTGGAAGACAGCATCCAGGACAGCCTGAGGGACCTTTGAGACTTCTGTCCTCAGCTCCAATTCTAACCCATAAAGAAAGGCAAGGAGTGTTatctgttgtgtgttttttgttggtggtgatggtgggttttgttttgtttatttcccgtgggttttatttctctctcttattttcacttctggttttggtttttgctgCTCTGAGACAGTCATTGCAACACATGTCTTGTTATAGCAGTATACTCTGTCTCTTCCATTTATGTTTCCAGTCaccaaattattttaagtcCTACTCTTATAAACCTGCCTTggatcaaagaaaaaacagggcTATAGGACTATCACatttttggtgttgttgtttgtttgtttgtttattattatttgactgaaagcaaaaattctTGTTCACAGGAGAGAAATATGCCTGCTGAGAGGGACTTTCTGTAGGTTTCTATGACTTGGCACAGGCAATtttatttagaatcatagaaacatagaataacctgagttggaagggactcacaaggatcactgagtccagctcctggctccacacaggtctacccaaaaattcagtccatatgactaagagcataGTCCAAAGGCAATCAGGCAATTTAGGCAATCAGTTGTGTAGTTTAATTTGGTGGGACCCTACCTAGGAGGAAAATTGCTCAGTAAAAGTTGCCACCACATAGCAGGTTGGTTTGTGCTCTTGTAGTCTGGAGCAGAAAGAGAATGATCTCTGTTTACAGCAATGAATTCTGGATGAGCCCCCTTTCCTTTTCCGAGGAAGAAATCAATGAGTCTCACTGATCACAAAGAAAATTTTTTATACCCTCTGACACACTTAGGATTCATTCTCCTCTTTCCTAAGAAAAGACGGTCTGAATCTAGAAATAAGTAATTACTAGTTGTGTGTTATATGgtacatgcaaaaaaaaaaaaaaaaaaaaaaaaaaaaaaaaaaaaagacagctgaCTGAGAGAAATTCTgtgttaaacagaaaaagagaccTGCGCTCCCAGAGATCTGGGTAAAGGTAAAGACCGAAGTGTACAAGCTTAATATAAaacttgacaaaaaaaatggaaaccatCAGAAAGCTATGCTACCAGTCAGGACACCAGACATCAATCTCACTGTTTTTAAGTATTGTAAAAGCTGAAGAGTTTTACATCTGCTCCACCAAAAGAGGATTCTCTGCATCATTCAGGAGAGTGATAGATGTTTTGAATGGGTTGGTGTGGAGACTTCTCCCAAATACATGGAAGTAGCACAGGAGATAGACAAATGTGCTGCTAACCAGCAGCCACAAGTGAGTCGGATGAAGGAGCTGCTATTTCACCAATAAATGAGAAAGACATGATAAAAGGGCCCAGGCTTTTAAACAGGATTAAAGGCCCCTACATCATGTGAACCCAAGCAGTCATAGAAGTGTTTTGCTTATAAGAGGAttcatagttttttttgttgttgtttttgtttgtttatttctaaaaagataTTAGTTTTTCTTTAGGTAACTGTGTGATATATAGTCTCAACTATTTAAACTATGTAGGATTACTCTCAGTTGTCTTTTACCGTAGTGAGGGATACGTTCCTGTTGCAAAACTAAAGGTCACACATTTCATCGCTTCTGGTAGCTGACATCATCATAAAGtctcccccacctcctccttctgtgtcactttcttccccttctaCTTTCAGTTACCCCATCTTCTTCCCCACACAGCCAAGGGCAAGCACgctccccattcctctttccTCTGTGCCAGACATTCTAGGTATTCATCCTGCCCTTTGCAGATCAGTGGCTCTGCGTTCCTCCCATAGCATACCCTATCTGCAGTAATCTTGAACCTCATCACCTTCTTTGTAAACCAGAGGCCTGTCATAGGATGATTCTTGTTGCTAAATGCTATgaagaatacagaaatacttCCACCAGTCAGGGGGAAAATATAAGATTAACTTTCTCAAAAATCACTCTGAAAACTTCCTGTTTTACCGTTTCATTGGGAGTACTTGAGAAGGTACTGGAGTGTTTTCAAATTCTAAAATACTTGCTTAATTCTTCCTTCTTACAGTACCATGGAGGTCTGCATATTCTTTCTTCATGTAATAATACTTCTCCCAGGTAAGaggaacattttaaattgtaaaaCCTGTTTTGATTACTTGTGTCCTGCTATACATTTTCATCTACTCAGAAACCCATTCCCTAGTAGTAATTAAACATTGCAGTTGTACAATCAAAGTCACAGAACCTATGtgacatatatttaaattatgtgCAGAGACTCTATTAAATATCTAGTAAGTATTTTCTCCAGGTTTATATCTTTACATTACATATACTTTATGTTGCTcttaaattttcagtttaaatcaatctttaaaaatgtgtgtatatCACCTCTGTATACCATAGAGGACAGCAGTATTAAACTGATAATGGACAGTTTGATAAGGAACAACTGGAGTTTTTGGCAGCTGCAGAGATCACTCTGCAGTTTGGTGTTCCAGAAAGGCAGTGAAAACTTTGCTTTAGGAGAGAGACTGTGAATATACTCCTCCTTTTTAACACAGCAGAGGTATTTGCACCTTCTTGGACAGAGGACTGCATTTTCAATTGCAAGAAAAGACTGTTCTCCTAGCCCATCAACATCCATTATAACAATGGATACATGCTGTGGTGAAAGTGGGAGAAAAATCATCCCCTGTGTAATAACAGTATATACTTTTGTTGCATGAAGACATACATGTAATTGTGTATATTGACTATTTCTGTTAACAAGATCAGCAACAGAACTGTTAAATCTGACATTTAATTTGCCATTATATTCTACATTAATTACAGAACAGTTAAATCTGACATATAATTTGTCATTAAACTCTAGATTAATTCTTCAGTGAGACAGAAAGTGTTTACCTGTTTCTGACTTTCTGGTCATATTATCCTCAGACACCGATATTTACCACACAGTGTGCACTTTACATCTTCTTCAAAACTGTAATGCTGTGTTGTTCTATGAAGAGAACGAACTtaactttcagaaaagaaattatgcaACTATCTCCTTTGTGGCAAAATCTCACTACATACACATGCAAGAACCCTTGACCTCTTGCCTGCTGGCAACCTCTGTATGGTAGGCCTTCCTTGGAAAGTGAAATATAGGAAGTAACagtaatacaaatatataagTAATATAGAATAATATAGTATAATAATGTAGGATAACATagtataataatataaaataatatagtaTATAAGTAATACagtatataaataatatatatatagtaatataAGAATATAAGTAACAGTTTTGTGACCTGAACTCCACAGGACTAAGTGTGTCAGTTTGAAGAAGTAAGTATCCTCCCACACCTAGTGGGAGAATTTGTGTATAAATGCTGGTGGTTTTGTTGCTATTGTCGTTGTGTTGCCTCTGTGACTTCAAATACTTGGTGTTCTTTTTCAGCTGATGAAAATCTTAAtttcttatctttcttttttaaggtaTTACTGCCAGTGGGCATCAGGTGAAGTCATTTTTCAATCACACTGCATACCTGTCTTGCTATTTTACAAACTCTCAGAAAACTGACATAAAGGATTTAAGAGTTTTTTGGCAAAAAGGCATTGCTGAAGTGGTTCATGAAGTATACTATGGCCAGGAAAAACACGACAACCTTAGTCCTAAATACATAAATCGCACCAAGATGGATATGAACAAATGGACCTTGCAGTTGTTAAATGCAGGGATTGTGGATGAGGGACAATATACCTGTATTATACagcacagagacaaagaatCACCAAAGGTCATACACAAATCTGAGTGTTCACTGAGCATCATTGGTAAGTAATCTCTGCTAATTGACATCTGTTTTTGTTGGCGGTGGTTCGATGGTTGATTGGTTGGTTGATTCTCTGTCACTTTGTTTAGTCCAGAAACTTGTGGTTGTGTCCCCAGG includes the following:
- the CD86 gene encoding T-lymphocyte activation antigen CD86 translates to MIFGPKGMWRYVPLQTPRILHRAATPSYTPPGRQHPGQPEGPLRLLSSAPILTHKESTMEVCIFFLHVIILLPGITASGHQVKSFFNHTAYLSCYFTNSQKTDIKDLRVFWQKGIAEVVHEVYYGQEKHDNLSPKYINRTKMDMNKWTLQLLNAGIVDEGQYTCIIQHRDKESPKVIHKSECSLSIIANYSQPEITQLPTGELKPKENLNLSCSSSGGYPEPRQMIWLISYENTTNRHIHHMDISQDAVTKLYNVTSKLNITVPTNVLTNISCLLHLREELGSLVSAPLVIEIQREETEQGKVNFFGPLIAVIILITLLLGFVILKNRNISSTSQSVSLPV